A single region of the Garra rufa chromosome 20, GarRuf1.0, whole genome shotgun sequence genome encodes:
- the hnrnpa1a gene encoding heterogeneous nuclear ribonucleoprotein A1a — MSKEQQTPREPEQLRKLFIGGLSFETTDESLRAHFEQWGTLTDCVVMRDPNTKRSRGFGFVTYSSVGEVDAAMDARPHKVDGRAVEPKRAVSREDSCKPGAHSTVKKMFVGGIKEDTDEEHLREYFGQFGKIEEVNIMTEKNSDKRRGFAFITFDDHDSVDRIVIQKYHTVNGHNCEVRKALSREEMNRVSMNQRGGRGGGGGGGGGGGGGGGGGGNFGRGGGYGGGYGGGRGGYSGGDGYNGYGGNGGYGGGGPNYGGNRGYGGGGGGGGGYGNQGGGYGGGGGGYDNYNNGGGGNFGGGNFGGGGGYNDFGNYNNQSSSNYGPMKGGNYGGGGRSGGGPYGGGYGGGSGGGYGGGSGGRRF, encoded by the exons ATGTCCAAAGAG CAACAGACCCCCCGTGAGCCTGAGCAGCTCCGAAAACTCTTTATCGGGGGCCTCAGTTTCGAGACAACAGATGAGAGTCTAAGGGCCCATTTCGAGCAATGGGGAACTCTTACAGACTGTGTG GTGATGAGGGACCCCAACACAAAGAGGTCGAGGGGTTTCGGGTTTGTGACGTATAGTTCGGTGGGTGAGGTGGATGCAGCGATGGATGCTCGTCCACACAAAGTGGATGGAAGAGCTGTTGAACCCAAGAGGGCGGTGTCTAGAGAG GACTCATGCAAACCAGGAGCTCACTCcactgttaaaaaaatgtttgtggGTGGAATCAAAGAAGACACAGACGAGGAGCATTTGCGGGAGTATTTTGGACAGTTTGGTAAAATTGAGGAGGTGAACATCATGACCGAGAAGAACAGTGATAAGAGAAGGGGCTTTGCCTTCATAACATTTGATGACCATGACTCTGTTGACAGGATTGTCA TACAGAAATACCATACAGTGAATGGACACAACTGTGAAGTCAGAAAAGCTCTCTCCAGAGAAGAAATGAACAGGGTGTCAATGAATCAGCGAG GTGGGCGAGGAGGGGGAggaggtggtggtggtggtggtggtggcggCGGCGGCGGCGGCGGAAACTTTGGCAGAGGAGGTGGATATGGAG GTGGATATGGAGGAGGAAGAGGTGGTTACAGTGGAGGCGATGGATATAATGGCTACGGAGGGAATG GTGGCTATGGTGGAGGTGGACCTAATTATGGTGGCAATCGTGGTTATGGAGGAGGCGGTGGAGGTGGTGGCGGATATGGAAACCAGGGTGGAGGCTATGGCGGTGGTGGCGGTGGCTATGATAACTACAACAATGGTGGCGGAGGCAACTTTGGAGGAG GCAACTTTGGAGGTGGCGGAGGCTACAATGACTTTGGCAACTACAACAATCAATCTTCCTCTAACTACGGCCCAATGAAGGGAGGAAACTACGGAGGTGGTGGAAGGAGCGGCGGTGGCCCGTATGGCG GTGGTTATGGAGGAGGATCTGGTGGTGGTTATGGAGGAGGCTCTGGTGGGCGAAGGTTTTAG